The proteins below are encoded in one region of Carcharodon carcharias isolate sCarCar2 chromosome 2, sCarCar2.pri, whole genome shotgun sequence:
- the LOC121275351 gene encoding lysosome-associated membrane glycoprotein 3 translates to MRSSVLIVALVFCGLLASSAVLAEAAASPVVPNLVAIIVKPNTTSHPMTPRATNTTAHTPRATNTTAHTPRATNTTAHTPRATNTTAHTPRATNTTAHTPRATNTTAHTPRATNTTAHTPRATNTTAHTPRATNTTAHTPRATNTTAHTPRATNTTAHTPRATNTTAHTPRATNTTAHTPRATNTTAHTPRATNTTAHTPRATNTTAHTPRATNTTAHSTTTIHALTTTLPTLVPNFSLPETGHYIVSIKNATCIKATIGIQLIVKQKAKDLYFNIPPAKTVTSGKCGNIASWIILKFNSGFVNFTFVKDVKQYYISEISVALDATNNLGTSYHGIVKHMKLFKTTVGYSYLCKSKQVVAFSTDSLQILTVNAQLQAFDIPGGKFGKVEECFLDSRFIVPIAFGVSLFVLIMVVIIVYLACRRRRLEGYQRI, encoded by the exons atgaggagTTCGGTGTTGATTGTGGCCTTGGTGTTTTGCG GCTTGCTTGCAAGTTCTGCTGTTTTAGCAGAAGCCGCTGCATCACCAGTTGTGCCTAATCTAGTGGCAATAATTGTCAAGCCTAACACAACCTCTCACCCTATGACCCCGCGTGCGACCAACACGACTGCGCACACCCCGCGTGCGACCAACACGACTGCGCACACCCCGCGTGCGACCAACACGACTGCGCACACCCCGCGTGCGACCAACACGACTGCGCACACCCCGCGTGCGACCAACACGACTGCGCACACCCCGCGTGCGACCAACACGACTGCGCACACCCCGCGTGCGACCAACACGACTGCGCACACCCCGCGTGCGACCAACACGACTGCGCACACCCCGCGTGCGACCAACACGACTGCGCACACCCCGCGTGCGACCAACACGACTGCGCACACCCCGCGTGCGACCAACACGACTGCGCACACCCCGCGTGCGACCAACACGACTGCGCACACCCCGCGTGCGACCAACACGACTGCGCACACCCCGCGTGCGACCAACACGACTGCGCACACCCCGCGTGCGACCAACACGACTGCGCACACCCCGCGTGCGACCAACACGACTGCGCACACCCCGCGTGCGACCAACACGACTGCGCACTCTACTACAACCATACATGCATTGACAACTACACTCCCTACTTTGGTGCCCAATTTTTCATTGCCAGAAACTGGACACTACATTGTTTCTATCAAAAATGCTACTTGTATCAAGGCAACAATTGGAATACAGCTTATTGTCAAACAGAAGGCAAAG GATCTATACTTCAATATTCCACCAGCAAAGACTGTAACTTCAGGGAAGTGTGGGAATATTGCCTCCTGGATTATCTTAAAATTTAATTCTGGATTTGTAAACTTCACTTTTGTGAAG GATGTAAAACAGTATTACATCAGTGAGATAAGTGTTGCTTTGGATGCCACGAATAACTTGG GGACTTCCTATCATGGCATTGTAAAGCATATGAAGCTGTTCAAGACTACAGTTGGGTATTCCTACCTGTGCAAAAGCAAACAGGTTGTGGCTTTTTCAACTGATTCACTACAGATTCTGACTGTTAACGCTCAACTTCAGGCATTTGACATTCCAGGTGGAAAGTTCGGTAAAG tggaggaatgCTTCTTGGATTCTAGATTTATTGTACCCATCGCCTTTGGAGTATCTCTTTTTGTGTTGATCATGGTTGTAATCATTGTGTACTTGGCTTGTCGCCGTCGAAGACTTGAAGGCTATCAGCGAATCTGA